Proteins from a single region of Limosilactobacillus fermentum:
- a CDS encoding glycosyltransferase family 2 protein encodes MPKLSIVVPCYNEQEALPLFYPAVEEVVQRIDGLKTEYWLVDDGSADQTLAEMRKLHSIDPERVHYLTFSRNFGKESALYAGLEAATGDYVVVMDADLQDPPSFLPQMYSILQEGEYDCVGTRRTDRKGEAKIKSFLSDQFYKVINRVSQTNIVPGARDFRMMTRQMVDAILSMKEYSRFSKGIFSWVGFKTKYLEYKNVERVAGTTDWSTWKLFKYAMDGIADFSQAPLSLAVWLGTTSFIISIIGLIFVVIRRLIEPTSSAFGWASMVCIILLLGGLQLLCIGIVGKYIGRIYMQVKNRPIYIIKEKK; translated from the coding sequence ATGCCAAAGTTATCAATTGTCGTTCCCTGTTATAACGAACAGGAAGCCCTCCCGCTCTTTTACCCAGCTGTAGAAGAGGTGGTCCAAAGAATAGATGGTTTAAAAACGGAATATTGGTTAGTAGATGATGGTTCTGCAGACCAAACGTTAGCGGAAATGCGAAAGTTGCATTCGATTGATCCTGAACGGGTACATTACCTAACCTTTTCCCGGAACTTTGGGAAGGAGAGTGCCCTCTATGCTGGTCTGGAAGCAGCTACCGGTGATTACGTGGTGGTAATGGATGCGGACTTGCAAGATCCGCCGTCCTTTCTTCCCCAAATGTATTCCATCCTCCAGGAAGGTGAATACGATTGTGTAGGGACCCGGCGGACCGACCGGAAGGGAGAAGCCAAGATAAAATCCTTCCTCAGTGACCAATTTTATAAAGTTATTAACCGTGTATCGCAAACCAATATCGTTCCAGGAGCTCGTGACTTTCGGATGATGACCCGCCAAATGGTCGATGCCATTCTTTCAATGAAGGAATACAGCCGTTTTTCCAAGGGAATTTTCTCCTGGGTCGGTTTTAAAACCAAGTATTTAGAGTACAAAAACGTTGAGCGGGTGGCCGGAACCACTGATTGGTCAACTTGGAAACTATTTAAGTATGCAATGGACGGAATTGCCGACTTCTCACAGGCACCATTATCATTAGCAGTTTGGCTAGGAACGACCTCCTTTATTATTTCAATCATTGGGTTGATTTTTGTGGTGATCCGCCGACTGATAGAACCAACGAGTAGTGCCTTTGGCTGGGCCTCGATGGTTTGCATCATTCTTTTACTAGGGGGACTACAGCTGCTCTGCATTGGGATTGTCGGGAAATACATCGGTCGTATCTACATGCAAGTTAAGAACAGACCGATTTACATCATTAAGGAAAAGAAATAA
- a CDS encoding NlpC/P60 family protein: protein MNDSNLSDATSTQDSAASSAAEIRAVAAAVSSTKNGWVNENGTYTYYTNGKVASGESYSYLPTINGTGHNWYLVNDGVVQSGVQQWYGSYYYFNPTNYLKLDHQDYVQSQWGSWYMVGSDGIVKSGVQKWYGKYYYFDPTTYLKLDHQDYVRSQWGDWYMVGSDGIVQSGVQKWYGKYYYFDPTTYLKLDHQDYVRSQWGDWYMVGSDGVVQSGLVSWKGSTYYFDSSTYLKVTNKTFTVGNTTYKADGNGVVTVVNDFNAKVNKALGEIGVPYVWGGNSPSVGFDCSGLVQWAYGLSSSYRTTYQQQTLGTHVYSNVSSSPKGALLFFGSDSAPYHVAISLGDGSYVHAPTVGENVKIGYQKYFTPSYYIVLS, encoded by the coding sequence ATGAATGACAGTAACTTGTCAGATGCAACCTCTACTCAGGATAGTGCAGCTTCTTCAGCAGCCGAGATCCGTGCCGTTGCTGCAGCCGTTAGCTCTACTAAAAATGGCTGGGTAAATGAAAACGGAACGTACACTTACTACACTAATGGTAAGGTAGCTAGTGGTGAAAGTTACTCGTACTTGCCGACGATTAACGGAACGGGTCACAATTGGTACTTGGTTAATGATGGTGTTGTCCAATCAGGTGTCCAACAATGGTACGGAAGCTACTACTACTTCAACCCGACAAACTACCTGAAATTAGATCACCAAGATTACGTTCAGTCCCAATGGGGGAGTTGGTACATGGTCGGCAGTGATGGAATCGTTAAATCCGGTGTTCAAAAGTGGTATGGCAAGTACTATTACTTTGATCCAACTACTTACTTGAAGTTAGATCACCAAGACTACGTACGGTCTCAGTGGGGAGATTGGTACATGGTCGGCAGTGATGGGATTGTTCAATCCGGTGTTCAAAAGTGGTATGGTAAGTACTATTACTTTGATCCAACTACTTACTTGAAGTTAGATCACCAAGACTACGTACGGTCTCAGTGGGGAGATTGGTACATGGTTGGTAGTGATGGGGTTGTTCAGTCAGGGCTTGTTAGTTGGAAGGGATCAACTTATTACTTCGATTCTTCAACTTACTTGAAGGTAACTAACAAGACGTTTACTGTTGGGAATACAACCTATAAGGCAGACGGTAATGGTGTTGTTACGGTAGTCAATGACTTTAACGCTAAGGTTAACAAGGCCTTAGGCGAAATCGGGGTACCATACGTTTGGGGTGGTAACTCTCCTTCCGTTGGGTTTGACTGCTCTGGGTTAGTTCAATGGGCTTACGGCCTGAGTTCTAGTTACCGGACGACTTACCAACAACAAACGCTTGGGACGCACGTTTACTCCAACGTCTCTAGTTCGCCAAAGGGTGCGCTGTTGTTCTTCGGTAGTGATTCCGCTCCGTACCACGTGGCCATCTCATTAGGTGACGGTTCTTACGTTCACGCCCCAACGGTCGGTGAAAACGTCAAGATTGGTTACCAAAAGTACTTCACACCTAGCTACTACATCGTCTTAAGCTAG
- a CDS encoding peptidoglycan recognition protein family protein gives MIVVHETADDATIWEEINYEKNTYEDAFVHAFVDGNNIIVISNTDHEAWGAGYPANGRAVQFEQIEVTGASNFTKEISNAAYFTAYMMKKYGLIPSLAQSNGTGTLWSHYNVSQYLGGTDHTDPDGYWYNRASTYFGTTYTMSNFCQLVSLYYNTL, from the coding sequence ATGATTGTTGTTCATGAGACGGCCGATGATGCAACAATTTGGGAAGAAATTAATTACGAGAAGAATACTTATGAGGATGCCTTTGTTCATGCCTTTGTAGATGGAAATAATATTATTGTTATTTCAAACACTGATCACGAAGCATGGGGGGCTGGATATCCAGCAAATGGACGAGCCGTTCAATTTGAACAAATTGAGGTTACCGGAGCAAGTAACTTTACGAAGGAAATTTCAAATGCGGCATACTTTACAGCCTATATGATGAAAAAGTATGGGCTAATTCCGTCACTGGCCCAGTCGAATGGGACGGGAACATTATGGTCGCACTATAATGTATCGCAATATTTGGGCGGTACTGACCATACCGATCCCGATGGTTACTGGTACAACCGAGCAAGCACGTATTTTGGAACGACATACACTATGTCGAATTTCTGTCAGTTGGTAAGCCTTTACTACAACACGCTATAG